Proteins from one Oceanispirochaeta sp. M1 genomic window:
- a CDS encoding NAD(P)H-dependent oxidoreductase yields the protein MAVCIILAHPDSTSLSYQIFHETAAILEARGETVHRQDLHSEEFDPVMPLDELKRRMSLDPHVSRYARELGESRHIIIVHPDWWAGPPAILKGWVDRVFRPGTAYDEIHDFPGDEAEFIPLLTDKKVSVVALSYREVSSRTLKAFWKDTVFGWCGVNDFFLYHLKDIGGSDANQISDWKRDTVHSLTDRVER from the coding sequence ATGGCAGTTTGCATCATTCTGGCTCATCCTGACAGTACTTCACTCAGTTACCAGATCTTTCATGAAACTGCAGCCATTCTGGAAGCCAGGGGAGAAACTGTTCACAGGCAAGACCTGCACAGCGAAGAATTTGATCCTGTAATGCCTTTGGATGAGCTTAAAAGAAGAATGTCTTTAGACCCTCATGTGTCACGATATGCCAGAGAGTTGGGTGAAAGCCGGCATATCATTATTGTTCATCCCGACTGGTGGGCCGGACCTCCTGCTATTCTTAAAGGATGGGTTGATCGGGTGTTCCGTCCGGGAACCGCCTATGATGAGATTCATGACTTTCCCGGGGATGAAGCCGAATTTATCCCTCTTTTGACAGATAAAAAGGTCTCTGTTGTGGCACTCTCCTACAGGGAGGTAAGCTCTCGTACCCTCAAGGCTTTCTGGAAGGATACTGTTTTCGGCTGGTGCGGGGTTAATGATTTTTTCCTGTATCATCTCAAGGATATCGGCGGGAGTGATGCCAACCAGATCAGTGATTGGAAAAGGGATACTGTACATTCTTTGACCGATAGAGTTGAAAGATAA
- a CDS encoding metal-sulfur cluster assembly factor, with protein sequence MKDFQTDKKILEDEIFQQMGEIYDPEIMAPITDLGLIYRVELIDEKSVVVDFTLTSPGCPFGPVLDKSIRKTIKRKNKWLENITTNLVFAPPWQIDFAKEELRMAMGYPI encoded by the coding sequence ATGAAAGATTTCCAAACAGATAAAAAGATCCTGGAAGATGAAATTTTCCAGCAGATGGGAGAGATCTATGACCCTGAGATCATGGCGCCCATAACGGATCTCGGACTGATTTACCGTGTAGAACTTATTGATGAAAAATCTGTTGTAGTAGATTTTACACTGACCTCTCCGGGATGTCCCTTTGGACCGGTTCTAGATAAATCCATCAGGAAAACAATCAAAAGAAAAAATAAATGGCTGGAGAATATCACAACCAATCTGGTATTTGCTCCCCCCTGGCAGATTGATTTTGCCAAAGAAGAACTCAGGATGGCCATGGGCTATCCCATTTAA